One window of Bacillus sp. THAF10 genomic DNA carries:
- a CDS encoding nucleoside triphosphate pyrophosphohydrolase: MPTYNKLVRDKIPQIIEATGKEYTTKILNDQDYIKHLKLKSYEELDEYCEAQSNEEAVEELADLLEIIHALGSYHGSSIEEVERVRQEKMEKRGAFQDKILLVEVED; encoded by the coding sequence ATGCCAACATACAACAAACTAGTTCGTGACAAAATACCACAAATAATAGAAGCAACAGGAAAAGAGTACACCACTAAAATTCTAAACGACCAAGACTACATAAAACATCTCAAACTAAAAAGCTACGAAGAACTGGATGAGTATTGTGAAGCTCAGTCAAATGAGGAAGCAGTAGAAGAGCTTGCTGACCTACTTGAAATTATCCATGCTCTAGGAAGCTATCACGGCTCCTCTATAGAAGAAGTAGAGAGGGTTCGTCAGGAAAAAATGGAGAAACGTGGAGCATTTCAAGACAAAATATTGCTGGTAGAGGTAGAAGATTGA
- a CDS encoding DUF1643 domain-containing protein yields MTEVYFSKYCIEAEIKAKFNETGEYRYLLTVPFKGRDNSKHAVVIMKNPSNAGKQDENGKYISDDTVYRVLDYLFKNENNYSKVTILNLFPQIGGETKNIKDNIKTKIGKQFIQKNDKFIRNYLLELSKLKEEYHIIAAWGAYSKITESLYKQRIRDMFGLVKDQNVYRVGKMVGDRQLYPGNGKYWYDYKELLPYPGTGIH; encoded by the coding sequence TTGACAGAAGTTTATTTTTCAAAGTATTGTATTGAGGCCGAGATAAAAGCTAAATTTAATGAAACAGGTGAGTATAGGTACTTGCTAACAGTTCCCTTTAAAGGAAGGGATAACTCAAAACATGCTGTTGTAATAATGAAAAATCCCAGTAATGCTGGTAAGCAAGATGAGAATGGCAAGTATATTTCAGATGACACTGTTTATCGTGTTTTGGATTATTTGTTCAAGAACGAAAATAACTATAGTAAAGTGACAATATTAAATTTATTTCCTCAAATTGGTGGGGAAACAAAAAATATTAAAGATAACATTAAAACTAAGATAGGAAAGCAGTTTATTCAGAAGAATGATAAATTTATTAGAAACTACTTGCTAGAACTATCAAAACTTAAGGAGGAATATCATATAATTGCTGCTTGGGGAGCCTACAGTAAGATTACTGAAAGTTTGTATAAACAAAGAATAAGGGACATGTTTGGATTAGTTAAAGACCAAAATGTTTATCGTGTAGGTAAAATGGTTGGTGATAGACAGTTATATCCAGGTAATGGAAAATACTGGTATGATTATAAGGAGTTATTACCTTATCCAGGGACAGGAATACATTAA
- a CDS encoding Wadjet anti-phage system protein JetD domain-containing protein codes for MDLHNKINDLLEAIQERQAARRKLLKVDDFETQVISEIGNARTYHQLGGYPVFWQCISELIENGKLMKLSESKTNGKNPPLHQRYWLLPKYAENQWKKEEIAKMMGCLDLSFYLNNKKHQTEEDWRFINRIYQFLISSNEESLVINREERSQMLFRNEKCPNDIEAEKFLSSPEGSRLLNRLKLTEKELKYKIVREPFHYWENKKAPETHNQEVIIVEGLATYNTLKEILTLELPWNFGPIPRYLIWGEGYRIERTIDYLNEIADNPKDLIIRYVGDMDYEGYNIFVNLKQKNWDLNISLAHAFYSFLAFQAEEFSTSVFTKQRIVESYLPVLKAEFEGYEEVYLAIEELWRNNKRIAQECLNFETIYQKGGFY; via the coding sequence ATGGATTTGCATAACAAGATTAATGACTTACTAGAAGCTATCCAAGAGAGGCAAGCAGCAAGAAGAAAATTATTAAAAGTGGATGATTTTGAGACACAAGTTATCTCGGAAATTGGAAATGCAAGAACCTATCATCAACTTGGCGGTTATCCAGTTTTTTGGCAATGCATTTCAGAGTTAATAGAGAACGGAAAACTTATGAAGCTATCCGAATCTAAGACCAATGGAAAGAATCCTCCATTGCACCAACGTTATTGGCTTCTTCCTAAATATGCAGAGAACCAATGGAAGAAAGAAGAAATAGCCAAAATGATGGGGTGCTTGGATTTAAGTTTCTATCTAAACAATAAAAAACACCAAACTGAAGAAGATTGGCGATTTATAAATAGAATCTATCAATTTCTTATAAGTAGCAACGAAGAAAGTTTGGTTATTAATCGAGAGGAGCGTTCGCAAATGCTATTTCGGAATGAAAAGTGCCCTAATGACATTGAAGCCGAGAAATTTCTGTCATCTCCAGAAGGAAGTCGTCTGCTGAATCGTCTAAAGCTAACAGAAAAAGAGCTAAAATATAAAATCGTGAGAGAGCCCTTCCATTATTGGGAGAATAAAAAGGCTCCTGAGACTCACAATCAAGAAGTGATAATTGTTGAGGGTCTTGCCACTTATAACACGTTGAAAGAAATCCTGACATTAGAGCTGCCTTGGAATTTTGGACCTATACCGCGATACCTAATATGGGGGGAAGGTTATAGAATTGAACGAACCATTGATTACCTTAATGAAATTGCGGACAATCCAAAAGACCTGATAATTCGTTATGTCGGTGACATGGACTATGAGGGCTATAACATCTTTGTCAATTTAAAACAAAAGAACTGGGACTTAAACATCTCATTAGCACATGCCTTCTACTCTTTCTTAGCATTTCAAGCGGAAGAATTCTCGACCAGTGTTTTCACTAAACAGCGAATAGTAGAAAGCTACTTGCCGGTACTGAAGGCTGAGTTTGAAGGCTATGAAGAAGTTTACTTAGCCATTGAGGAGTTATGGAGAAACAACAAACGAATCGCCCAAGAGTGTCTTAATTTTGAGACAATCTACCAGAAAGGGGGATTCTATTAA
- a CDS encoding DUF6063 family protein encodes MNQAQVQENAARLFAELWQHKYLPNDHAYVHAYVESQDVRNCLRRMTEQFGFKIVRTEKNMHIMAQPGKSFLTNPINELRKSVKSYETQTDLYLMGVIWMVIFSEADNELAGTIKWENDGFSYGEIEDLVTKTLNHWQELNESSEGIFAKEWSLAVTRMYAKWKVLSFNKMVKGRVSYTKDTRLGLIDCAARELEKDKMVFIEQTAQMSKVTPKPVFYERLKARFGNMDKFQDRYDLLKVLIEDVRESGEMGA; translated from the coding sequence ATGAACCAAGCTCAGGTCCAGGAAAACGCAGCTAGATTATTTGCTGAGTTGTGGCAACACAAATATCTCCCGAATGACCATGCGTATGTTCATGCCTATGTGGAATCTCAAGATGTGCGGAACTGTTTGAGAAGGATGACTGAACAATTTGGGTTCAAGATTGTTCGTACAGAAAAAAATATGCACATCATGGCACAGCCGGGGAAGTCGTTTTTAACCAACCCAATAAATGAGTTGCGAAAAAGTGTAAAAAGTTATGAAACACAAACAGACCTTTACCTGATGGGTGTTATCTGGATGGTCATATTTTCAGAAGCGGATAATGAATTAGCAGGCACAATCAAATGGGAAAATGACGGTTTTTCTTATGGTGAAATTGAAGATTTAGTAACGAAAACATTGAACCATTGGCAGGAGCTGAATGAAAGTTCGGAAGGTATCTTCGCTAAAGAATGGTCGCTTGCAGTGACAAGAATGTATGCCAAGTGGAAAGTATTAAGCTTCAACAAGATGGTGAAGGGAAGGGTATCTTATACAAAAGATACCCGACTAGGGTTGATTGATTGCGCTGCTAGGGAGTTGGAAAAGGATAAAATGGTTTTCATTGAGCAAACGGCTCAAATGAGTAAGGTAACACCCAAGCCAGTCTTTTATGAACGTTTAAAGGCAAGATTTGGCAACATGGATAAGTTCCAAGACCGATATGATTTATTGAAGGTATTGATTGAGGATGTAAGAGAAAGTGGAGAGATGGGGGCGTAA
- a CDS encoding lasso peptide biosynthesis protein codes for MTQTKSFRVVADEIPFEHVQKDKIYKTFFAISDYYKKKPNPGACHLISSVFHVLLKEQDIENDLCIGEVLTENALFFDHSWIEIDGRVFDIAIQLTLQNETNPPVYAGYDLYTKRIAYRVYGVDSPSGFDLDAKKVFETPFLKYMNGYGNFKESAWQLVKVIGKDLRLNFDLKELPKRYANTQRKFISR; via the coding sequence TTGACCCAGACAAAATCCTTTCGAGTTGTTGCTGACGAAATACCTTTTGAACATGTACAAAAAGATAAGATTTACAAGACATTTTTTGCAATATCTGATTATTACAAGAAAAAACCTAATCCAGGAGCATGCCATTTAATCTCTAGTGTTTTTCATGTTTTATTGAAGGAACAGGATATAGAAAATGACTTGTGTATAGGTGAAGTTTTAACTGAAAACGCCTTGTTTTTTGACCATTCTTGGATTGAGATAGATGGAAGAGTCTTTGACATTGCAATTCAGCTTACTTTGCAAAATGAAACAAATCCCCCGGTTTATGCAGGATATGATTTATATACTAAACGAATAGCATATAGAGTATATGGAGTAGATTCTCCGTCTGGATTTGATTTGGATGCGAAAAAAGTTTTTGAAACCCCATTTTTAAAGTATATGAATGGTTATGGAAATTTTAAAGAAAGTGCTTGGCAGCTCGTTAAAGTAATCGGAAAAGACCTTCGGTTGAATTTTGATTTGAAAGAACTTCCGAAGCGATATGCTAATACGCAGAGAAAATTTATATCAAGATGA